One Armatimonadota bacterium genomic window carries:
- a CDS encoding PEP-CTERM sorting domain-containing protein: protein MRALVGLAVLFATVSANAQFAAHGISASDPSFTGWATGVNNLTRGPMNIANPSLGFASYGSASDALGAPGGWSGVVSLGDGGSITVTFDQPITDGPGDDFAVFENGFATGGNVFAELGFVEVSSNGTDFFRFQSTSLTQTTTQLGAFASLDPTKVHNLAGQFPELEGTPFDLSELSGVSNLLDVNAVRYVRVVDVVGSIDDAYATYDNFGHKINDPWSTPFASGGFDLDAVGVIHAVPEPGSLTALALGLALILRRRKR from the coding sequence ATGAGGGCTCTTGTCGGGCTCGCCGTCCTCTTCGCCACCGTATCGGCCAATGCCCAGTTCGCCGCCCACGGAATCTCAGCCTCGGACCCATCCTTCACCGGATGGGCCACCGGCGTTAACAATCTGACCCGCGGACCGATGAACATCGCCAACCCCAGCTTGGGCTTTGCCAGCTATGGCTCCGCCTCCGACGCCCTCGGCGCACCTGGCGGCTGGAGCGGCGTGGTCAGCCTCGGCGATGGAGGCTCGATCACCGTCACCTTCGATCAGCCGATCACCGACGGTCCGGGTGACGATTTCGCCGTCTTCGAAAACGGTTTCGCCACCGGCGGAAACGTCTTCGCTGAACTCGGCTTCGTCGAGGTCAGCTCGAACGGAACTGACTTCTTCCGATTCCAAAGCACGAGCCTAACCCAAACCACGACTCAACTGGGAGCCTTCGCCTCCCTCGATCCGACCAAGGTCCACAACCTCGCCGGACAGTTCCCCGAACTCGAAGGTACGCCGTTCGACCTATCCGAACTCAGCGGAGTCTCGAACCTGCTGGACGTCAACGCCGTTCGCTACGTCCGCGTGGTCGATGTCGTCGGCAGTATCGACGATGCCTACGCGACCTACGATAACTTCGGCCACAAAATCAACGACCCCTGGAGCACACCGTTTGCGTCGGGAGGCTTCGACCTTGATGCCGTCGGAGTCATTCACGCCGTTCCCGAGCCGGGATCGCTAACCGCCTTGGCACTGGGGCTCGCCCTCATCCTGAGGCGGCGAAAGCGCTAG
- a CDS encoding sulfatase-like hydrolase/transferase: MKFRRLFFLLLLALVFPVSSPGTPVKKDTRPNIVLILADDLGFSDVGCYGGEIHTPNIDFLAKNGLRFRKFYNTSRCCPTRASLLTGLYNQQAGIGEMTTDRSKPGYRGYLTDNTVTLAEVLKSAGYHTAMAGKWHVSNTEEQPTGEAQLKWLNHQESHPFFSPVEQYPVNRGFEKYYGNLWGVVDYFDPFALVEGTKPVESVPKGYYHTDAINNTAVEDINEFSKDDKPFFLYVAQTAPHWPLMAPKEEIAKYEDTYKVGWDAIREARYQRMVKMGLIDPAKAPMSPRMGSDLKWEDNPDKDWDARAMAVHAAMVDRMDQGIGRIIDALRKNGKLDNTLILFLSDNGASPEVSAAYGPGFDRPSETRDGRKIAYPVKKKVMPGPETQFGSIGPRWANVANTPYQYAKAQSYEGGLHTPMIAFWPKGIRHKGGYTDHWGHVMDFMATFCEMAGAKYPTTYRGHEITPTTGISFLSTLKGTESKTQHGLLFNEHFGARYIRDDVWKLVSLSGNPKWHLYRINQDQTELKDLADEYPDVVDRLSHRWQMWADTHNVFPKPK, from the coding sequence ATGAAGTTCCGAAGGCTGTTTTTCTTGTTGCTGCTCGCCTTGGTGTTTCCGGTTTCTTCGCCGGGGACGCCGGTTAAGAAGGACACGCGGCCCAATATCGTGCTGATCCTGGCGGACGATCTCGGCTTTTCGGATGTCGGCTGCTACGGCGGCGAGATTCACACCCCAAATATCGACTTTTTGGCCAAGAACGGCCTGCGGTTCCGCAAGTTTTACAACACGTCGCGATGCTGTCCGACTCGGGCGTCGCTTCTGACCGGCCTCTATAACCAGCAGGCCGGGATTGGCGAGATGACGACGGACCGAAGCAAGCCGGGTTATCGCGGTTATCTGACGGATAACACGGTGACGCTGGCCGAGGTTTTGAAGAGCGCCGGGTACCACACGGCGATGGCGGGCAAGTGGCACGTTTCGAACACCGAGGAACAGCCGACGGGGGAAGCGCAACTGAAGTGGCTGAACCATCAGGAGTCGCATCCTTTCTTCTCGCCGGTCGAGCAGTATCCGGTCAACCGCGGCTTCGAGAAGTATTACGGGAATCTTTGGGGAGTGGTCGACTACTTTGACCCCTTTGCTTTAGTGGAAGGGACGAAGCCGGTGGAGAGCGTGCCGAAGGGGTACTACCACACCGACGCGATCAACAACACGGCGGTCGAGGATATCAACGAGTTCAGCAAAGACGATAAGCCGTTTTTCCTTTATGTCGCACAAACCGCGCCGCATTGGCCGCTGATGGCTCCGAAGGAGGAGATCGCCAAGTATGAGGACACCTACAAGGTGGGTTGGGATGCGATTCGGGAGGCGCGGTACCAGCGGATGGTGAAGATGGGGTTGATCGACCCGGCGAAGGCGCCGATGTCGCCGCGAATGGGAAGCGACTTGAAATGGGAGGATAATCCAGACAAGGATTGGGACGCCAGGGCGATGGCGGTTCATGCGGCGATGGTGGACCGGATGGACCAGGGAATCGGCCGGATCATCGATGCTTTGCGGAAGAACGGAAAGCTCGACAACACGCTGATTCTGTTCCTGAGCGACAACGGGGCGAGCCCGGAGGTTTCGGCGGCGTATGGGCCGGGGTTTGACCGCCCGAGCGAAACGCGCGACGGTCGGAAGATTGCCTATCCGGTGAAGAAGAAGGTGATGCCAGGGCCGGAAACGCAGTTCGGTTCGATCGGGCCGCGATGGGCGAACGTGGCGAACACGCCTTACCAGTACGCCAAGGCGCAGTCGTATGAGGGCGGCCTGCACACGCCAATGATTGCGTTCTGGCCGAAGGGTATTCGGCATAAGGGCGGGTACACGGACCATTGGGGGCACGTGATGGACTTCATGGCGACGTTCTGCGAGATGGCGGGTGCGAAGTATCCGACGACTTACCGTGGGCATGAGATCACGCCGACGACGGGGATCAGCTTCTTGTCGACTTTGAAGGGAACAGAGTCAAAGACCCAGCACGGCCTGCTGTTCAATGAGCACTTTGGGGCGCGGTATATCCGCGACGATGTGTGGAAACTGGTGTCGCTATCGGGGAATCCGAAGTGGCATTTGTACCGGATCAATCAGGATCAGACGGAGCTGAAGGATTTGGCGGACGAGTATCCGGACGTTGTGGATCGGCTGTCGCATCGGTGGCAGATGTGGGCGGATACGCATAACGTTTTTCCGAAGCCGAAGTAG
- a CDS encoding DUF4465 domain-containing protein has translation MKTHITLAALALSGASFANLATFDDLSLAPGSYENTASFASDGFGFNNSYDPTFGSWAGFAYSSVQDGTTAGFGNQYAAKPGAAHSGANYGVAFQDSFTPVTPTITVPTGQSLTGLWITNTTYAYYSMHDGDAFAKKFGGATGNDPDWFKVTATGLIGSTITGTADFFLADFRDSDNSNDYIVSDWRYFDLTGLGAATSVQFTLSSSDNGAFGMNTPAYFAIDDVSSVPEPASLAIIAFGLVGLARRRSRRA, from the coding sequence ATGAAAACGCATATCACACTCGCGGCGCTGGCCCTGTCCGGCGCGTCCTTCGCCAACCTTGCGACCTTTGACGACCTCAGCCTCGCGCCCGGTTCGTACGAAAACACAGCCAGCTTCGCCAGCGACGGATTTGGCTTCAATAACAGCTACGATCCGACCTTTGGCTCTTGGGCCGGTTTCGCCTACTCAAGCGTCCAAGACGGCACCACTGCGGGCTTCGGAAACCAGTATGCGGCCAAACCCGGTGCCGCCCACAGCGGGGCCAATTACGGCGTCGCCTTCCAGGACTCGTTCACGCCTGTCACGCCGACCATCACGGTTCCCACCGGCCAGTCGCTGACCGGACTCTGGATCACGAACACGACTTACGCCTACTACTCGATGCACGATGGCGACGCCTTCGCAAAGAAGTTCGGTGGAGCCACCGGCAACGACCCCGACTGGTTCAAAGTCACCGCGACCGGCCTGATCGGCTCGACCATCACCGGCACCGCCGACTTCTTCCTCGCCGACTTTCGCGACTCCGACAACTCCAACGACTACATCGTCTCCGATTGGCGTTACTTCGACCTCACCGGCCTCGGCGCCGCGACCTCCGTCCAGTTCACGCTGTCGTCGAGCGATAACGGCGCGTTCGGCATGAACACACCCGCCTACTTCGCCATCGACGACGTCTCATCCGTCCCCGAACCGGCGTCCCTCGCCATCATCGCGTTCGGATTGGTCGGCCTCGCTCGCCGTCGGAGCCGCCGAGCATGA
- a CDS encoding prepilin-type N-terminal cleavage/methylation domain-containing protein → MKNRKAGFTLIELLVVIAIIAILAAILFPVFAQAKSAAKSAQCLSNQRQIVTAWLMYASDVDDRACLSYYYRNGFDVEVAWDFTLDWSAGTTPKASGGLLYPYIKNGQINACPSFFGEAYGRPYTGYAYNATYIGGDIFGAYREASLGGIQDPAGTAVFADGGYGWPVKGQNYLRAPSDPFYGIGTVHFRHLGGANVAYADGHARKVKTRYRAIASEPETGALSNDDSAYDLQGD, encoded by the coding sequence ATGAAGAATCGGAAGGCCGGGTTTACCCTCATCGAACTGCTCGTCGTCATCGCGATCATCGCGATCCTCGCGGCGATCCTGTTCCCCGTGTTTGCCCAGGCCAAATCGGCGGCCAAGTCGGCCCAATGCCTCTCGAACCAGCGTCAAATCGTCACTGCTTGGCTGATGTATGCCAGCGACGTCGATGACCGCGCGTGCCTCTCCTACTACTACCGAAACGGCTTCGACGTCGAGGTGGCATGGGATTTCACGCTCGATTGGTCGGCCGGCACGACCCCGAAAGCCTCCGGCGGACTCCTCTACCCCTACATCAAGAACGGGCAGATCAACGCCTGCCCCTCGTTCTTTGGCGAAGCCTACGGGCGGCCGTACACCGGCTACGCCTACAACGCGACCTACATCGGCGGCGACATCTTTGGCGCCTACCGCGAAGCTTCGCTAGGGGGGATTCAGGATCCGGCCGGAACGGCGGTCTTCGCCGACGGCGGCTACGGCTGGCCCGTGAAGGGACAAAACTACCTTCGCGCCCCTAGCGACCCGTTCTATGGCATCGGCACCGTCCATTTTCGCCACCTCGGTGGTGCAAACGTGGCCTACGCCGACGGACACGCTCGCAAGGTGAAAACCCGCTACCGGGCCATCGCCTCCGAGCCCGAAACCGGAGCCCTCTCGAACGACGATTCTGCATACGACCTGCAAGGCGACTAG
- a CDS encoding aspartate ammonia-lyase, with product MNVRIEKDSLGEVQVPAKAYWGSQAERSRLLFPISGLTEHPQFIDAYTRLKKACAQANTELGLLDPKIGAAIVEAADEILCGRFRDQFPVDVFHMGAGTCFHMNVNEVLANRAEEILGGQLGEYKIVNPNDHPNFGQSTNDTFPTAMRIMSRVMLDDLLAAGHKLADALAAKGREFDPILKSGRTHLQDAVPVRLGQEFAAYAAAVRKALRWLEMAGHELEELGIGGSAAGTGLNTHPQYRFRVIELLAQETGIPFRPAEDLREAMQSNFAMASLAAGLRILCLELTRIANDLRLLCSGPLTGFAEIVLPAVQPGSSIMPGKINPSMAENLNIVLYQVLGQCASIEGCVQAGQLELNVMMPGMVFSSQFSLQILTNTLRTFTTNCVEGITADEERCRHYAETSPSLATALNTYLGYKKTAEVVKQALKEKKPIPQVVRELGLLDEETLAKALDPALLTEPGIPGG from the coding sequence ATGAACGTCCGCATCGAAAAAGATAGTCTGGGCGAGGTCCAAGTTCCCGCCAAAGCCTACTGGGGTTCCCAAGCCGAGAGAAGCCGCCTCCTCTTCCCCATCAGCGGCCTCACCGAGCACCCCCAGTTCATTGATGCCTACACGCGTCTCAAGAAGGCGTGCGCCCAGGCCAACACCGAACTGGGCCTCCTCGATCCCAAGATCGGTGCCGCGATTGTTGAAGCCGCCGACGAGATTCTATGTGGGCGATTCCGCGACCAATTTCCCGTCGATGTCTTCCACATGGGGGCCGGAACCTGCTTCCACATGAACGTCAATGAGGTGCTCGCCAATCGGGCCGAAGAAATCCTCGGCGGTCAGCTAGGCGAATACAAAATCGTCAATCCCAATGACCATCCAAACTTCGGACAAAGCACGAACGACACCTTCCCCACCGCCATGCGAATCATGAGCCGGGTCATGCTCGATGACCTGCTCGCCGCGGGTCACAAGCTGGCCGACGCGCTTGCGGCCAAAGGACGAGAGTTCGACCCGATCCTTAAATCCGGCCGGACTCACCTACAGGACGCCGTCCCCGTCCGCCTTGGTCAGGAGTTTGCCGCCTATGCCGCTGCCGTCCGAAAAGCTCTACGCTGGCTGGAGATGGCTGGTCACGAACTCGAAGAATTGGGCATCGGCGGCAGTGCCGCTGGAACCGGTCTCAACACTCATCCCCAATACCGCTTCCGAGTTATCGAACTCCTCGCCCAAGAAACTGGCATCCCTTTCCGCCCCGCCGAGGACCTTCGCGAAGCCATGCAGAGCAACTTCGCGATGGCGAGCCTCGCCGCTGGTCTGCGCATCCTGTGCCTGGAGCTCACGCGCATCGCCAACGACCTGCGCCTCCTCTGCTCTGGACCACTGACCGGCTTTGCCGAGATCGTCTTGCCTGCCGTCCAACCCGGGTCTTCCATCATGCCTGGCAAGATCAACCCGAGCATGGCCGAAAACCTCAATATCGTCCTCTACCAAGTGCTGGGCCAGTGCGCTAGCATCGAAGGCTGTGTCCAGGCCGGACAGCTAGAACTCAACGTCATGATGCCCGGCATGGTGTTTTCGTCTCAGTTTTCGCTCCAAATCCTAACCAATACGCTTCGCACGTTCACGACGAACTGCGTCGAAGGCATCACCGCCGACGAGGAGCGATGCCGCCATTACGCCGAGACCTCGCCGTCGCTGGCAACCGCCCTCAACACCTACCTCGGCTACAAAAAGACCGCCGAAGTCGTCAAGCAAGCGCTCAAGGAGAAGAAGCCGATCCCCCAAGTCGTTCGCGAACTCGGTCTCCTCGACGAAGAAACTCTCGCCAAAGCCCTCGATCCTGCCCTCCTCACCGAACCCGGCATCCCCGGCGGCTAG
- a CDS encoding PEP-CTERM sorting domain-containing protein — protein MKKILLVAVGSALLVFPAIASATVIDFEDITSDQFDNPLVSEGYNFNFSAGGWGILTDSYTGSGRVQDGSVTLAAIGDDNNGATGSVNFKPISDAPFSMESFDSAVFDGTFATGSITVVGNYEGGGTTSQVFNVTNQWQTFMLDGSFTNLDSITVMDNGSGGLGTVSGFQLDNLTIDSVPEPASLAVLGIGALALVRRRRTSK, from the coding sequence ATGAAAAAAATTCTACTAGTGGCAGTGGGCTCAGCTTTGCTTGTCTTTCCGGCGATCGCGTCGGCAACCGTCATCGACTTCGAGGACATCACATCCGATCAATTCGATAACCCGCTCGTGTCCGAGGGATACAACTTTAACTTTTCGGCTGGAGGTTGGGGAATCCTGACAGACAGCTACACCGGCTCGGGGCGCGTGCAAGATGGAAGCGTCACGTTGGCAGCTATTGGAGACGATAACAATGGAGCAACGGGCAGTGTGAACTTTAAGCCCATATCCGATGCACCGTTCTCGATGGAGTCTTTTGATTCGGCGGTTTTTGATGGCACCTTCGCAACCGGATCAATCACGGTCGTCGGAAACTACGAGGGCGGCGGTACCACTTCGCAGGTCTTTAACGTTACCAACCAGTGGCAGACGTTTATGCTAGACGGATCGTTTACGAATCTGGATAGCATTACGGTGATGGACAATGGCTCGGGCGGTCTCGGCACGGTCTCCGGCTTTCAACTCGACAACTTGACGATCGACTCCGTTCCAGAGCCGGCGAGCCTCGCCGTCCTCGGCATTGGCGCTTTGGCGCTCGTTAGACGACGTCGAACCAGCAAGTAA
- a CDS encoding PEP-CTERM sorting domain-containing protein, translating into MVTRAIYLACSHNCVRNFWEISMKKLLVGAVGLAALSLSSFASADMLDFEDITADQFGNPIPSEGFTFNFDAQGWAIATDGYTSFDRVQNGTSTLFLAGPRNFTNAQVTFSTDSGAPFSVQGFDSAVFTGLFATGSIEFIGNFVGGGTTVQDFSITNQWQSFALNGTFTNLQSVTVVDLNTSDFDSGPGFQLDNIAINGTVPEPASLAVLGLGALALVRRRTSK; encoded by the coding sequence ATGGTTACCCGCGCGATATACTTGGCTTGTTCGCACAATTGTGTGCGGAACTTTTGGGAGATATCTATGAAGAAACTCTTAGTTGGGGCAGTCGGCCTTGCCGCGCTTTCTCTTTCGTCGTTCGCTTCGGCAGACATGCTGGACTTTGAAGACATTACGGCAGACCAGTTCGGAAATCCGATTCCCTCTGAGGGATTCACTTTCAACTTCGACGCACAAGGTTGGGCTATCGCCACCGATGGTTACACCTCGTTTGATCGAGTTCAGAATGGAACTTCGACGCTGTTCTTGGCTGGCCCGCGAAACTTCACGAACGCTCAGGTCACCTTCAGCACGGACTCAGGCGCGCCATTTTCGGTCCAAGGATTTGATTCGGCCGTCTTCACTGGTCTGTTTGCTACGGGTTCGATCGAGTTCATCGGCAACTTCGTCGGTGGTGGCACCACGGTTCAGGACTTTTCAATCACCAATCAATGGCAGTCGTTCGCTTTGAATGGTACGTTTACCAACCTGCAGAGCGTTACAGTTGTCGACCTCAATACGAGCGACTTTGATTCAGGTCCTGGCTTCCAGCTCGACAATATCGCCATCAACGGCACCGTTCCGGAGCCGGCGAGCCTTGCCGTTCTCGGACTTGGCGCTTTAGCGCTCGTTCGACGACGAACCAGCAAGTAA
- a CDS encoding NAD-dependent isocitrate dehydrogenase encodes MSKRKIAVIPGDGIGPEITRTTISILESVGFEAEWVYLEGGLGAVEKGKDAMPQETIETIRELGIALKGPTTTPVGTGHKSANVILRQALDLFANVRPTKTMPGVHGPFEGKHIDLIIVRENTEDLYAGIEYKAHPDVAQSIKVITRPGCQRLFKYAFDMTRKQGRKRITAVHKANIMKLTDGMFLEEFYKTAQEYPDLKADDIIVDNCCMQLVINPEQFDVIVTENLYGDIVSDLCAGLVGGLGLAASANIGAKCAVFEAVHGSAPDIAGKGVANPTALLLSALMMLRHLGENEKADRILNAVLQVCDEGQCLTIDLGGKATTEEYKREVIKTAGELVAK; translated from the coding sequence ATGAGCAAACGAAAGATTGCGGTTATCCCTGGCGATGGAATCGGGCCGGAGATCACTCGGACGACGATTTCCATCCTCGAATCTGTAGGGTTCGAAGCCGAATGGGTTTACCTGGAAGGCGGTCTTGGTGCGGTCGAAAAAGGCAAAGATGCCATGCCGCAGGAGACCATCGAAACCATCCGCGAACTGGGAATTGCGCTCAAAGGGCCGACCACCACGCCGGTGGGCACCGGCCATAAATCTGCGAACGTGATCCTTCGTCAGGCCCTCGATCTCTTTGCGAACGTTCGACCGACGAAGACGATGCCAGGCGTCCACGGTCCGTTCGAAGGTAAGCATATCGACCTCATTATCGTTCGAGAGAACACGGAAGACCTCTATGCGGGCATCGAATATAAGGCCCATCCGGACGTCGCTCAATCGATTAAGGTCATCACTCGGCCAGGATGTCAGCGCTTGTTCAAATACGCGTTCGACATGACTCGCAAACAGGGTCGAAAGCGCATCACGGCTGTCCACAAGGCCAACATCATGAAGCTCACGGATGGCATGTTCCTCGAAGAGTTCTATAAGACGGCGCAGGAATATCCCGATCTGAAGGCCGACGACATCATCGTCGACAACTGCTGTATGCAGTTGGTCATCAACCCCGAGCAGTTTGATGTGATCGTCACCGAGAACCTTTATGGCGACATCGTTTCCGACCTTTGCGCCGGTCTCGTCGGCGGTCTCGGGCTTGCGGCTTCGGCCAATATCGGCGCGAAATGCGCGGTGTTTGAGGCGGTGCACGGTTCGGCGCCGGACATCGCAGGCAAGGGCGTCGCCAACCCAACAGCGCTCCTTCTGTCGGCTCTGATGATGCTTCGCCACCTGGGCGAGAACGAGAAGGCAGATCGAATCCTCAACGCGGTTCTCCAGGTCTGCGATGAAGGGCAATGCCTGACCATCGACCTTGGCGGCAAGGCGACGACTGAAGAATACAAGCGCGAGGTCATCAAGACCGCGGGCGAACTCGTAGCGAAGTAA
- a CDS encoding DNA-3-methyladenine glycosylase I, translating into MIDVAVQRCSWANGDPVMERYHDEEWGIPVYDSRMLWETLMLEGFQAGLSWSVILKRRDSFRAAFDGFDPVVVSDYGDEDVERLMNDPGIVRSRAKILATIEVARKFLEIDDFSKFVWSFVDGKPIVNRSGVVPAETPLSATISTALKIKGFKFCGPVIVYAWMQAVGMVDDHHPDCFRVKG; encoded by the coding sequence ATGATTGATGTGGCGGTTCAACGATGTTCCTGGGCGAACGGCGACCCGGTGATGGAGCGATATCACGACGAAGAGTGGGGCATTCCGGTTTACGACAGCCGGATGCTTTGGGAAACGCTGATGCTGGAGGGCTTTCAGGCGGGGTTGTCTTGGTCGGTGATTTTGAAGCGGCGGGATTCCTTTCGAGCGGCGTTCGATGGGTTCGACCCGGTAGTGGTGTCTGACTATGGGGACGAAGATGTGGAGCGGCTGATGAATGATCCGGGAATCGTTCGGTCGCGGGCCAAGATTTTGGCGACGATCGAAGTGGCTCGCAAGTTCTTGGAAATCGACGATTTCTCGAAGTTCGTTTGGAGCTTTGTGGATGGCAAGCCGATCGTCAATCGGTCCGGGGTGGTGCCAGCGGAGACGCCGCTGTCGGCGACGATTTCGACGGCGTTGAAGATCAAGGGGTTTAAGTTCTGCGGTCCGGTGATCGTATACGCGTGGATGCAGGCGGTGGGGATGGTGGACGACCATCACCCGGATTGCTTCCGGGTGAAGGGGTAG
- a CDS encoding glycosyltransferase — MRLVEVKLEEPRIENHSTTRFDLTIVVPTLNEAKNIPILYASLERVLTGLKWELVIVDDNSKDDSPALMVDMANRHDNFRFIRRFGRSGLSTACAEGMMTAASPIIAVMDADGQHDETKLMEMFRILDSDQADVVVGSRFAEGADLTSFTNFRTKLSLWSNVMAQKWFQVPLKDSMGNFFMLKRPVIEAAAPNLCGRGQKLLFDILLVSPDSLRVAEVPIVFGEREHGESKLSHIAAIDFGLQILDRKIGKFLPTKILVDMTMIVAATVLTTILIWTVMKLAFMATGTFPYAPTLVPFASIPAVVIAFYAQQMVIPKRKRSKGANQVKDFLYFLAINLPFIVLAMWVTAGVVQVGDPRLRNLFGASLVANIGIIVATSWRREVISKR; from the coding sequence ATGAGACTTGTCGAAGTTAAGTTGGAAGAACCGAGAATCGAGAATCACTCAACGACGCGGTTCGATCTCACGATTGTCGTCCCAACGCTCAACGAAGCCAAAAACATACCGATCCTTTACGCATCGCTGGAGCGAGTGCTAACCGGCCTCAAGTGGGAACTCGTCATCGTCGATGATAATTCGAAGGATGATTCACCGGCGCTGATGGTCGATATGGCCAACCGCCACGACAACTTTCGCTTTATTCGCCGGTTCGGACGAAGCGGACTCTCGACCGCGTGCGCCGAAGGCATGATGACGGCGGCTTCGCCGATCATCGCCGTCATGGACGCCGACGGTCAGCACGACGAAACGAAGCTGATGGAAATGTTCCGAATCCTCGATTCGGATCAAGCTGACGTCGTCGTCGGAAGCCGATTTGCCGAAGGCGCCGACCTCACCTCGTTTACCAATTTCCGAACGAAGCTGAGTCTGTGGAGCAACGTCATGGCCCAAAAGTGGTTTCAAGTGCCGCTGAAGGACTCGATGGGCAACTTCTTCATGCTCAAACGACCGGTCATCGAAGCCGCCGCCCCGAACCTTTGCGGCCGCGGTCAGAAGCTGTTGTTCGACATCCTACTCGTAAGCCCGGATAGCTTGCGGGTGGCCGAAGTGCCGATCGTCTTCGGCGAGCGCGAGCACGGCGAGAGCAAGCTGAGCCACATTGCCGCAATCGACTTTGGACTTCAGATCCTCGACCGAAAAATCGGAAAGTTCCTGCCCACGAAGATTCTGGTCGACATGACAATGATCGTGGCTGCAACCGTTCTCACCACCATCCTCATTTGGACCGTCATGAAGCTGGCCTTTATGGCGACGGGGACCTTCCCCTACGCGCCGACGCTGGTGCCGTTCGCATCGATTCCGGCTGTAGTTATCGCCTTTTACGCTCAGCAAATGGTGATCCCAAAGCGGAAGCGAAGCAAAGGAGCTAACCAGGTCAAAGACTTTCTCTACTTCCTTGCCATCAACCTGCCGTTCATCGTCCTCGCGATGTGGGTCACGGCTGGTGTGGTTCAGGTCGGTGATCCGAGATTGAGGAACCTCTTCGGCGCATCGCTGGTTGCTAACATCGGTATCATCGTAGCAACGAGCTGGCGACGCGAAGTTATTTCTAAGCGCTAA